The following proteins are co-located in the Trichormus variabilis 0441 genome:
- the glsA gene encoding glutaminase A, which translates to MSDQANQGDLEIRPSPLLTVINDLHSKYKSLKEGIVANYIPELAKVNPDLFSISIVTVDGQVYQVGDYQQLFTIQSISKVFAYGLALEDHGRDYVLTRVGVEPTGEAFNSIILDEQSKRPYNPMVNAGAIATTSLIKGAGATERLNRVLEMFRRYIGHDVFVDISVFTSERSTGHRNRAMAHLMLNFGMIDRNLEEALDLYFQQCAVMVNCHDLAVMAATLANRGVNPVTGEQAVNSRYIKDILSVMYTCGMYNFAGEWAYKVGIPAKSGVCGGIMAVVPNQMGIAVFSPPLDIRGNSVRGVKVCEELSQQLGLHLFECVKVENGKWGVGNCEC; encoded by the coding sequence ATGAGCGATCAAGCCAATCAAGGAGATTTAGAAATACGTCCCTCTCCCCTATTAACGGTGATCAACGATTTGCATTCTAAATACAAGTCACTGAAAGAAGGGATAGTAGCGAACTACATACCAGAACTGGCCAAAGTCAACCCAGACCTGTTTAGTATTTCCATCGTTACAGTGGACGGTCAGGTTTATCAGGTAGGAGATTATCAACAACTATTTACTATCCAGTCTATTTCTAAAGTTTTCGCCTACGGACTAGCACTAGAAGATCATGGACGGGATTATGTGTTGACTAGAGTTGGTGTAGAACCAACGGGTGAAGCATTTAACTCCATTATTTTAGATGAGCAATCGAAGCGACCTTATAACCCAATGGTAAATGCTGGGGCGATCGCCACCACCAGTTTAATCAAAGGGGCTGGGGCAACGGAACGCCTCAATCGAGTACTGGAAATGTTTCGCCGATATATTGGTCATGATGTATTTGTTGATATTTCCGTATTTACCTCCGAACGCAGTACAGGACACCGTAATCGGGCGATGGCACATCTCATGCTCAACTTTGGCATGATAGATAGAAATCTAGAAGAAGCATTAGACCTATATTTTCAGCAATGTGCCGTGATGGTTAACTGTCACGACCTGGCCGTGATGGCCGCCACCTTGGCGAACAGGGGGGTGAACCCAGTCACAGGAGAACAAGCGGTAAATAGTAGATATATAAAAGATATCCTCAGCGTTATGTACACCTGTGGGATGTACAACTTTGCAGGAGAGTGGGCTTATAAAGTCGGTATTCCGGCAAAAAGCGGTGTTTGTGGGGGAATTATGGCAGTTGTCCCCAATCAGATGGGAATTGCCGTGTTTTCTCCACCTTTAGATATTCGAGGTAACAGTGTGCGAGGAGTGAAGGTGTGTGAAGAACTGTCTCAGCAGTTGGGCTTACATCTATTTGAATGTGTGAAAGTGGAGAATGGAAAATGGGGAGTAGGGAATTGTGAGTGTTGA
- the mltA gene encoding murein transglycosylase A: MMRKTLALFSLSLGIALVNPIAVAQVIDVPSPLPSNPELPSPVTRTPLKLVEIGNNCVTQNPCLGFDEQIFGVGRTSDRKALLASIDNSLRYLQTNTAKRIYQNYPVRGITLDRVRRSLLRFRQLVVNSKTPAQLQAAVRREFAFYQSVGNDGKGTVKFTSYYQPVYRASRVRTSVYKYPVYRLPSNFKQWSKPHPTRLELEGEDGLQGDNSPLRGSELLWFSDRLDAYFVQIQGSAQIQLTNGQRTAIGYAGGTDYPWTSIGRELAKDGKLPLSGMTLPKMISFFRQQPEELNNYLPRWERFVFFQETGSRPATGSINVPVTAERSIATDKSLMPPGALALVHTSIPFPSDDGGRMEYRTVSRYVLDQDTGNAIKGPGRVDYFMGTGKQAGDRAGVTGGHGSLYYLLLRK, translated from the coding sequence ATGATGAGAAAAACCCTTGCTTTGTTTTCCTTGAGTCTGGGAATTGCTTTGGTAAATCCGATCGCAGTAGCCCAGGTGATTGATGTCCCGTCACCACTCCCTAGCAATCCTGAACTACCTTCGCCTGTAACTCGGACTCCCCTGAAACTTGTAGAAATTGGTAACAATTGTGTTACCCAAAATCCTTGTTTGGGTTTCGATGAGCAAATTTTTGGTGTAGGTAGAACAAGCGACCGCAAAGCGCTATTAGCGTCAATTGACAATAGTCTGCGTTACTTACAAACGAATACCGCCAAACGAATTTATCAGAATTATCCAGTTAGAGGAATCACGCTGGATCGGGTACGGCGGAGTTTATTACGTTTCCGTCAACTAGTTGTCAATTCTAAAACTCCAGCCCAACTGCAAGCTGCGGTGCGACGAGAGTTTGCTTTTTACCAGTCTGTAGGTAATGACGGCAAGGGTACTGTTAAGTTTACTTCCTACTATCAACCAGTTTATAGAGCTAGTCGTGTCAGAACTTCTGTATATAAATATCCTGTATATCGCTTACCATCTAACTTCAAGCAATGGTCTAAACCACACCCAACAAGATTAGAACTGGAAGGTGAAGACGGTTTACAAGGAGATAATAGCCCATTGCGTGGTTCAGAATTGCTCTGGTTTAGCGATCGCCTAGATGCGTACTTTGTACAAATTCAAGGTTCTGCCCAAATTCAATTAACTAATGGACAACGAACTGCGATCGGTTATGCAGGTGGAACCGATTACCCTTGGACTAGTATTGGGCGAGAACTGGCCAAAGATGGCAAACTTCCCTTGTCGGGGATGACACTACCAAAAATGATCAGTTTCTTCCGCCAACAACCAGAGGAGTTAAATAACTACTTACCACGTTGGGAAAGATTTGTTTTCTTCCAAGAAACTGGTAGTAGACCAGCCACTGGTAGTATAAACGTACCAGTAACAGCAGAACGTTCTATTGCCACCGACAAATCTTTAATGCCTCCGGGCGCACTGGCACTTGTTCATACTTCTATTCCCTTTCCCTCAGATGATGGTGGAAGAATGGAGTATCGCACTGTCAGCCGCTATGTATTAGATCAAGATACTGGTAATGCCATCAAAGGCCCAGGGAGAGTAGATTACTTCATGGGAACAGGGAAACAAGCAGGCGATCGCGCAGGTGTGACAGGTGGTCATGGTTCACTCTATTATTTGTTGTTGAGGAAATAG
- a CDS encoding APC family permease — MAKLITSTQRLGRQLMDWLLEEDRQEKEGPYRKEEAHRKHSWWQVMCLTGVDYFSTLGYQPGIAALAAGALSPIATLILVLLTLFGALPIYRRIASKSPHGQGSIAMLEHLLSWWQGKLLVLCLLGFVATDFIITITLSAADATAHIIENPLVPNLFHNQSIPITLVLVALLGTVFLRGFREAIGIAVVLVSVYLLLNLIVIGVGLYQVLIYPSAIANWQTAIFARHSNFFVVIGLSMLLFPRLALGLSGFETGVTVMPLVQGSSSDTPQHPSGRIRNTRKLLTAAAVIMSFFLLTSSFVTTLLIPAAEFATGGKANGRALAYLAHLYLGNSFGTIYDLSTISILWFAGASAMAGLLNIVPRYLPRYGMAPNWALAARPLVLVYTAIAFVVTIIFRANVEAQGGAYATGVLVLISSAAFAVTLSAHRQRSTKGQFLFGSITLVFIYTTIVNIIERPEGIRIAGFFISAIIFTSLVSRVWRSTELRVEQIEVDELAHQFIVEESQGAIRLIANRLNDGDEQEYFLKETEVREDNHIPPTDPILFLEIIVSDASDFADVIKVKGVQVGAYRILRAESAAVPNAIAALLLYIRDQTDKIPHAYFGWVEGNPIQYLLRFILFGEGDIAVVTREVLRRAEKNPHRRPAIHVGG, encoded by the coding sequence ATGGCTAAACTAATTACTTCTACACAACGACTCGGCAGACAGTTGATGGACTGGTTGCTGGAAGAAGATAGACAAGAGAAAGAAGGCCCTTACCGTAAGGAAGAAGCCCACCGCAAGCATTCCTGGTGGCAGGTCATGTGTTTGACTGGCGTAGATTATTTTTCTACCCTTGGTTATCAACCAGGTATTGCGGCACTAGCAGCCGGCGCTCTTTCTCCGATAGCGACGCTGATTTTAGTTCTACTAACACTTTTTGGTGCATTGCCCATTTATCGTCGCATTGCTAGTAAAAGTCCACATGGACAAGGATCTATTGCCATGTTGGAGCATTTGCTTTCTTGGTGGCAAGGCAAATTACTCGTATTGTGCCTGCTCGGTTTTGTGGCGACAGACTTCATCATTACGATTACTCTCTCGGCTGCTGATGCTACAGCCCATATCATCGAAAATCCCCTCGTCCCAAATCTATTTCATAATCAAAGCATTCCCATCACTCTTGTACTAGTAGCATTACTAGGGACGGTTTTTTTGAGAGGTTTTCGAGAAGCAATCGGTATTGCCGTCGTTTTGGTAAGCGTATATCTGCTGTTAAATTTAATTGTAATTGGCGTTGGCTTGTATCAAGTTCTCATTTACCCATCAGCGATCGCTAATTGGCAAACGGCAATTTTTGCCCGTCACTCAAATTTTTTCGTCGTCATCGGCCTATCTATGTTGTTATTCCCCAGGTTGGCACTGGGTTTATCAGGCTTTGAGACTGGCGTTACCGTTATGCCTCTGGTACAAGGTAGTAGCAGTGATACACCCCAACACCCTAGTGGACGTATTCGCAATACTCGCAAGTTACTAACGGCGGCGGCGGTAATTATGAGTTTCTTTTTGCTTACCAGCAGCTTTGTCACAACTTTGTTGATTCCCGCAGCCGAATTTGCTACAGGCGGCAAAGCTAATGGGCGCGCCTTAGCTTATCTGGCACATCTATATTTAGGTAACAGCTTTGGCACAATTTATGACCTCAGCACAATTTCCATTTTGTGGTTTGCAGGTGCATCCGCAATGGCGGGACTACTCAATATTGTGCCTCGCTACTTGCCACGTTACGGTATGGCTCCCAATTGGGCATTAGCAGCAAGACCTTTAGTTTTAGTCTATACAGCGATCGCCTTTGTCGTCACAATTATCTTCCGCGCCAACGTGGAAGCCCAAGGGGGAGCTTACGCCACAGGTGTGTTAGTTTTAATCAGTTCAGCCGCCTTTGCTGTCACCCTATCCGCCCACCGTCAAAGATCCACAAAAGGTCAATTTCTCTTTGGTAGCATCACCTTAGTATTTATATATACGACTATCGTCAATATTATTGAAAGGCCGGAGGGTATTAGAATCGCTGGTTTCTTCATCAGCGCCATCATTTTTACTTCCCTAGTTTCCCGCGTTTGGCGGTCAACAGAATTGCGAGTAGAGCAAATCGAAGTTGACGAACTGGCTCATCAATTTATTGTTGAAGAAAGTCAAGGTGCAATCCGCCTGATTGCCAATCGATTGAATGATGGCGATGAACAAGAGTATTTTTTAAAAGAGACAGAAGTACGTGAAGACAATCACATTCCACCCACCGATCCCATCCTGTTCTTAGAGATCATTGTATCCGATGCTTCCGATTTTGCCGATGTCATCAAAGTAAAAGGCGTGCAAGTCGGAGCTTATCGCATCCTCCGAGCTGAGAGTGCAGCCGTACCCAACGCCATTGCAGCCCTACTTCTATATATACGTGACCAAACAGATAAAATTCCTCACGCTTATTTCGGTTGGGTAGAAGGAAACCCCATCCAATATTTGCTACGTTTCATCCTGTTTGGTGAAGGTGATATTGCTGTAGTCACCCGTGAAGTTCTACGCCGTGCAGAAAAGAATCCACACAGAAGACCAGCCATTCATGTTGGGGGTTAA
- a CDS encoding DUF4385 domain-containing protein, translated as MAFDYSLDYKNLDFRQHPELYRVGKGEQGVLLVEPYKSEILPYWRFKTPNIARESSEKIYAIFLDYLDKDDFVGADMARKFLQMGYTRSRRYANHKSGRKYKQQSSEKTHDKREILPYDVDPLKAESAAIFKTKWLAAKTNDKYLQLLAKHKKMYEMT; from the coding sequence ATGGCTTTTGATTATTCTTTAGACTATAAAAATCTCGACTTTCGCCAACATCCTGAACTCTATCGAGTTGGCAAAGGTGAACAGGGTGTACTTTTAGTTGAGCCATATAAATCAGAAATTCTTCCCTACTGGCGATTTAAAACACCTAATATTGCTAGGGAATCGAGTGAAAAAATCTACGCAATTTTTCTTGATTATTTAGACAAAGATGATTTTGTTGGTGCGGACATGGCAAGAAAGTTTTTGCAAATGGGATATACGCGATCGCGCCGTTATGCTAATCATAAAAGTGGGAGGAAGTATAAGCAGCAATCTTCAGAAAAAACTCATGATAAGAGAGAAATTTTACCCTATGATGTAGACCCCCTCAAAGCTGAATCAGCAGCAATATTTAAAACTAAGTGGCTAGCAGCAAAAACAAATGATAAATATCTCCAGCTTTTAGCTAAACATAAAAAAATGTACGAAATGACTTAG
- a CDS encoding VOC family protein, whose translation MVTTPQSLNSLLSPGNLRRVHHIALNVKDMQASRHFYGTILGLHELTGDEVPATLVELVASGKVANFATPDGTILDLFWTPELTPPNPDPEQSFTRAYHLAFDIDPGLFEQAVAVVRENQIAIAHGPVTRPTGRGVYFYDPDGFMIEIRCDPQS comes from the coding sequence ATGGTAACTACTCCTCAATCCCTAAACAGCTTACTTTCACCGGGTAATCTGCGGAGAGTGCATCACATTGCTCTCAATGTTAAAGATATGCAGGCTTCTCGCCATTTTTACGGTACTATCCTGGGATTACATGAACTCACAGGTGATGAAGTACCAGCCACTTTGGTGGAACTTGTCGCTAGTGGAAAAGTTGCTAACTTCGCCACCCCCGACGGTACAATTCTAGACTTATTCTGGACACCTGAATTAACACCACCAAACCCAGACCCAGAACAAAGTTTTACTAGAGCATACCATCTAGCATTTGATATTGATCCTGGGTTATTTGAGCAAGCCGTGGCAGTTGTGCGAGAAAATCAAATTGCGATCGCTCATGGCCCCGTCACTCGTCCTACTGGTAGAGGCGTTTACTTCTACGACCCCGACGGCTTCATGATTGAAATTCGCTGCGACCCACAGTCATAA
- a CDS encoding Crp/Fnr family transcriptional regulator translates to MLNPVVTIAIFQKQPNPQVFSAGQVIFEEGQAGDYMYGIVKGAVDLLINGKVIETIEAGEIFGTGILVGVNHRNYTAIAQTDCQLAYLDEKRFLFAVQETPMFALNVLRNYSERLSRLQRLV, encoded by the coding sequence ATGTTAAATCCTGTAGTGACGATCGCCATCTTTCAAAAGCAACCCAATCCTCAAGTATTTTCAGCAGGACAGGTCATCTTTGAAGAAGGACAAGCGGGTGATTATATGTACGGTATTGTAAAAGGAGCCGTTGATTTATTGATCAATGGTAAGGTTATAGAAACAATCGAGGCTGGGGAAATATTTGGTACAGGTATATTAGTAGGAGTTAATCATCGGAATTATACAGCGATCGCTCAAACTGATTGTCAACTAGCTTACTTAGATGAGAAAAGGTTCTTATTCGCTGTCCAAGAAACACCAATGTTTGCTCTCAATGTCCTGAGAAATTATTCAGAACGTCTCAGTCGTTTGCAGCGTTTAGTTTAA
- a CDS encoding carbonic anhydrase, which yields MSSTLHRRQLLKLLGMSVLGTSFSSCVTSPARATTVNWGYIGKVGPEHWGELSPDFALCQIGRKQTPIDLQIADVKDVHSSSQDLLVVNYQPTALHLINNGKTVQVNYPPGSYLKYAHQKFELLQFHFHHFSEHRVDGKLYDMELHLVHRSKSGDLAVMGIFLQAGAFNPTLQIIWDAIPQKQGTEKQIADINIDVSQFLPAQRRFFTYSGSLTTPPCSENVLWCVMATPIEASPAQIAQFSQTFPQNARPVQPLNDRLVIEAI from the coding sequence ATGAGTAGTACTTTACATCGAAGGCAACTACTGAAATTATTGGGTATGAGTGTCTTAGGAACCTCATTTTCCAGTTGTGTCACATCTCCAGCTAGGGCAACAACAGTCAACTGGGGATATATCGGCAAAGTAGGCCCAGAGCATTGGGGTGAGCTTTCCCCTGACTTTGCGCTTTGCCAAATAGGCAGAAAACAAACGCCGATTGATTTGCAGATTGCAGATGTGAAAGATGTCCACAGCAGCAGTCAAGATTTGTTAGTCGTCAATTATCAGCCAACGGCATTACACCTAATAAACAACGGTAAAACTGTCCAAGTCAACTATCCACCAGGCAGTTATCTTAAGTATGCTCACCAAAAATTTGAGCTACTTCAGTTCCATTTTCATCACTTCAGCGAACACCGAGTTGATGGAAAATTATATGATATGGAACTCCATTTAGTTCACCGGAGTAAATCTGGTGACTTAGCCGTTATGGGTATTTTCTTGCAAGCAGGAGCATTTAACCCCACGCTGCAAATTATCTGGGATGCCATACCTCAAAAGCAAGGAACAGAAAAGCAAATAGCGGATATAAATATAGATGTTTCCCAATTTCTCCCAGCACAACGCAGATTTTTTACGTATTCTGGCTCTCTCACAACCCCACCCTGTTCAGAAAATGTTCTCTGGTGCGTGATGGCGACACCTATCGAAGCCTCTCCTGCACAGATAGCTCAGTTTAGTCAAACGTTTCCCCAAAACGCACGTCCAGTCCAACCTCTCAACGATCGCCTAGTTATCGAAGCCATTTAA
- a CDS encoding RNA recognition motif domain-containing protein — translation MSIYVGNLSYDVTEESLNAVFAEYGSVKRVQLPVDRETGRVRGFGFVEMGSDAEETAAIEALDGAEWMGRDLKVNKAKPREDRGGSRGSFGGNRSNNNFRNRY, via the coding sequence ATGTCTATTTATGTTGGCAATCTTTCTTACGACGTTACAGAAGAAAGCTTGAACGCTGTATTTGCAGAATATGGTTCTGTAAAGCGGGTTCAGCTACCTGTAGACCGTGAAACCGGCCGTGTACGCGGCTTTGGATTCGTGGAAATGGGCAGTGATGCGGAAGAAACAGCAGCAATCGAAGCACTTGACGGTGCTGAGTGGATGGGACGCGACCTTAAAGTAAATAAGGCGAAACCCAGAGAAGACAGAGGCGGTTCTAGGGGTTCCTTTGGCGGCAATCGCAGCAACAACAACTTCCGTAACCGTTATTAA
- a CDS encoding PPC domain-containing protein, whose protein sequence is MAIAISTTAAFAQSKLYSPIMLTDFKELSDSLSDKDIPTGQGGFARDYAVKLNKGDNLAVDLSSESFDSIITLLAPDGSTLAENDDGPDGTSNSLLFTRINETGTFIVRVRSFGETGVGPFKLKVTKLQPMK, encoded by the coding sequence ATGGCAATTGCCATCAGTACAACAGCAGCATTTGCTCAGAGTAAGTTGTACAGTCCTATCATGTTGACTGATTTTAAAGAACTTTCTGATTCGCTTTCAGATAAAGACATTCCCACTGGTCAGGGTGGATTTGCCCGTGACTATGCAGTCAAGCTAAATAAGGGGGATAATCTAGCAGTTGACTTATCTTCAGAAAGTTTTGACAGTATCATCACACTACTAGCACCCGATGGCTCAACGCTAGCAGAAAATGATGATGGCCCCGATGGAACTAGTAATTCTCTGCTGTTTACCCGCATCAATGAAACAGGGACTTTTATTGTTCGTGTTCGGTCTTTTGGCGAAACTGGGGTTGGGCCTTTTAAACTCAAGGTGACTAAGTTGCAACCAATGAAATAA
- a CDS encoding ComF family protein — MPTWNQRFQGLLDLFLQSNCPLCQRPTSTELCPNCTKQLQKCRHTHPDGLWKQPIPVFSWGLYGGTLKRAIALMKYDNQPQIARPLGQWLGETWLLHSLHQTTQIVVVPIPLHPSKQKQRGYNQAALIAQSFCQTTGLKLKLNGLARVRETTAQFGLSVSERENNLAEAFAIGQDFRHSCPKTPVLLIDDIYTTGATVKSAVQILRQNEITVLGLAATASTVKDRYIKN; from the coding sequence ATGCCAACGTGGAATCAACGCTTTCAAGGTCTGCTTGACCTGTTTTTGCAATCTAACTGTCCTCTGTGTCAAAGACCCACATCGACTGAATTGTGTCCTAACTGCACCAAACAGTTACAAAAATGCCGTCACACACACCCTGATGGGTTGTGGAAACAGCCAATACCGGTATTTAGCTGGGGCTTGTATGGTGGTACTCTCAAACGAGCGATCGCACTTATGAAGTACGACAATCAACCCCAAATTGCCCGTCCTTTGGGACAATGGCTAGGAGAAACTTGGTTGTTACATTCTCTTCATCAAACAACACAAATTGTAGTTGTACCAATCCCACTCCACCCCAGTAAGCAAAAACAAAGAGGATACAATCAAGCAGCCTTAATTGCCCAAAGCTTTTGCCAAACAACTGGACTAAAATTGAAACTAAATGGTTTGGCGAGAGTGCGCGAGACAACAGCGCAGTTTGGTTTATCAGTATCTGAACGAGAAAATAACTTGGCTGAAGCTTTTGCGATTGGGCAAGATTTTCGCCATAGCTGCCCAAAAACCCCAGTATTGTTAATAGATGATATTTACACAACTGGTGCTACCGTTAAATCTGCCGTGCAGATACTTCGTCAAAATGAAATTACTGTCTTGGGGTTAGCAGCTACTGCCAGTACTGTTAAAGATAGATACATCAAAAATTAA
- a CDS encoding GNAT family N-acetyltransferase has product MNSYYQDFLIRNWQKGDRTKAAAVISYVLSEYGLGWEPKGADRDVLQVEECYLATGGEFWVIEHQSQIVGTGAYYPVNRGEKAVEIRKMYLLPSVRGLGLGKYLLQQLEAAIASRGFQEIWIETASVLVEAVKLYENHGYQPATGVETARCDRVYVKFLN; this is encoded by the coding sequence ATGAACAGCTACTATCAAGACTTCTTAATTCGTAACTGGCAAAAAGGCGATCGCACTAAAGCTGCCGCAGTCATCAGTTACGTATTATCAGAATATGGTTTAGGTTGGGAACCCAAAGGTGCAGACCGCGATGTGTTGCAAGTAGAAGAATGTTACTTAGCAACCGGAGGAGAGTTTTGGGTAATTGAACACCAAAGCCAAATAGTAGGTACTGGGGCATACTATCCTGTAAATCGCGGGGAAAAGGCTGTAGAAATCAGGAAAATGTATCTGTTACCCAGTGTTAGGGGTTTAGGATTGGGGAAATATTTGTTACAACAGTTAGAAGCAGCGATCGCCTCTCGTGGTTTTCAAGAAATTTGGATTGAAACAGCCAGTGTTCTGGTAGAAGCAGTCAAGCTATATGAAAATCATGGCTACCAACCAGCCACGGGAGTGGAAACAGCGCGATGCGATCGCGTCTATGTCAAATTCCTCAACTAG
- a CDS encoding VOC family protein, with protein sequence MQIQLTHIRLLVSNYKDCFLFYRDALGFFIDWGDENSGYAELHTGDHIKLALFRKELMAEAVPSAYQPSAIECQNKVALVFAVDNVDEFYYHLKDHNAIIVTQPLDRPEWGLRTAHFRDPDGNLIEIFSNMSNVN encoded by the coding sequence ATGCAGATACAGTTAACACATATCAGGTTGCTTGTCTCCAACTACAAAGATTGTTTTTTGTTCTATCGGGATGCACTCGGATTCTTTATCGATTGGGGTGACGAAAATAGCGGTTATGCTGAGTTACATACCGGCGACCATATCAAGTTAGCTTTGTTTAGAAAGGAGTTAATGGCGGAAGCCGTTCCCAGCGCTTATCAACCTTCAGCGATTGAATGTCAGAACAAAGTAGCTTTAGTTTTCGCTGTAGATAACGTAGATGAGTTTTATTATCATCTCAAAGACCACAACGCCATCATTGTGACTCAACCTCTAGACCGTCCAGAATGGGGTTTAAGAACAGCACATTTCCGCGATCCTGATGGTAATTTAATTGAAATTTTTAGCAATATGAGCAATGTTAATTAA
- a CDS encoding tRNA-(ms[2]io[6]A)-hydroxylase produces MLTPVLSTINVLKQTTSEAWIEQAIANLDIILLDHSHCERKAAGVALNFMFRYPSNTKMVRELTAIAREELEHFELVNQWLERRNIPLAPLPPPPYGAGLKAAARTNEPERFLDSLLVTGLIEARSHERLGLLAIHCPEPELAKFYKGLMASEARHFGTYWVLAATYFDREIVSQRLDELAIVESELLENLHPEPRIHS; encoded by the coding sequence GTGCTTACCCCCGTGTTATCAACAATCAATGTACTAAAGCAAACTACCAGTGAGGCTTGGATAGAACAAGCGATCGCTAACTTAGATATCATATTGCTTGACCACTCCCACTGCGAACGCAAAGCGGCGGGTGTGGCGTTAAATTTTATGTTTCGCTACCCATCCAATACCAAAATGGTAAGGGAATTAACAGCGATCGCCCGTGAAGAACTAGAACATTTTGAACTGGTAAATCAGTGGCTAGAACGTCGCAATATACCCCTAGCACCCCTACCCCCGCCTCCCTATGGCGCTGGCTTAAAAGCTGCTGCGCGTACCAACGAACCAGAACGCTTTTTAGATTCCTTACTTGTGACTGGTTTAATCGAAGCACGAAGTCACGAACGCTTAGGCTTATTAGCGATACACTGTCCCGAACCAGAACTAGCCAAGTTTTATAAAGGTTTGATGGCCTCAGAGGCGCGACACTTTGGTACATATTGGGTTTTAGCGGCTACTTACTTTGACCGGGAAATTGTTAGTCAAAGGCTCGATGAATTAGCTATTGTTGAAAGTGAGTTACTAGAAAATTTACACCCAGAACCGAGAATTCATAGTTAG
- a CDS encoding SDR family oxidoreductase translates to MSTTKKIAVVTGGNRGLGFEASRQLAKKGYLVVLTSRDEAKGKTAAGKLQAEGLDVVAYPLDVTSEKSSQQLTEFIRQEFGKVDILINNAAIYIDSQTGNNSIFHTKIETLQQTIDTNVYGVLRVTQALIPLMQEQNYGRIVNVSSGAGQLTDMGSGIPTYRISKTALNALTRIFANELKGTNILVNSVCPGWVKTDMGGQDAPRTPEEGVDTIVWLATLPDGGASGGFFRDRQSIDW, encoded by the coding sequence ATGAGTACAACTAAAAAAATTGCTGTAGTTACTGGCGGAAACCGTGGTTTGGGATTTGAAGCCTCCCGCCAATTGGCTAAAAAGGGATACCTGGTAGTTCTCACTAGTCGGGACGAAGCTAAAGGGAAAACTGCGGCGGGAAAATTACAAGCTGAGGGTTTAGATGTGGTTGCTTATCCTCTTGATGTCACAAGTGAGAAAAGCAGTCAGCAATTAACCGAATTTATCCGTCAGGAGTTTGGCAAAGTAGATATTTTAATTAACAATGCAGCAATATATATTGATTCTCAAACTGGTAATAACAGCATTTTTCACACAAAAATAGAGACTTTACAGCAAACAATAGATACAAATGTTTATGGAGTTTTGCGAGTAACTCAGGCATTAATACCCTTAATGCAAGAACAAAACTATGGTCGAATTGTGAATGTTTCTTCCGGTGCTGGACAGTTAACTGATATGGGTTCAGGTATACCCACATATCGCATTTCCAAAACAGCCTTAAATGCACTGACGCGAATTTTTGCCAATGAATTAAAAGGGACGAATATTTTAGTTAATTCTGTGTGTCCTGGTTGGGTTAAAACTGATATGGGTGGGCAAGATGCACCACGAACCCCTGAAGAAGGAGTTGATACAATTGTCTGGCTAGCAACTCTTCCTGATGGTGGTGCATCTGGTGGTTTCTTCCGCGATCGCCAATCAATAGATTGGTAA
- a CDS encoding 2Fe-2S iron-sulfur cluster-binding protein, producing MSETHTVKVRDRATGKQYTLKVPEDRYILHTAEQQGVELPFSCRNGACTTCAVKVVSGDIYQPEAVGLSLELRRQGYALLCVSYARSDLEVETQDEDEVYELQFGRYFAKGRVKAGLPLDED from the coding sequence ATGTCCGAGACACATACAGTTAAAGTACGCGATCGCGCCACTGGCAAACAGTATACCCTAAAAGTACCAGAAGACCGATACATCTTACACACGGCCGAACAACAAGGGGTGGAATTGCCATTTTCTTGTCGCAATGGGGCTTGCACCACTTGTGCTGTCAAGGTGGTATCTGGTGACATTTATCAACCAGAGGCAGTGGGACTATCCCTAGAGTTGCGTCGTCAAGGTTATGCTTTGTTATGCGTCAGTTATGCCCGTTCTGATTTGGAAGTAGAAACACAAGACGAAGATGAAGTGTATGAGCTTCAGTTTGGGCGCTATTTTGCCAAGGGAAGAGTGAAAGCCGGTTTACCCTTAGATGAAGATTAA